A portion of the Ricinus communis isolate WT05 ecotype wild-type chromosome 10, ASM1957865v1, whole genome shotgun sequence genome contains these proteins:
- the LOC8280229 gene encoding uncharacterized protein LOC8280229 isoform X1: protein MAKFNVVQKRRREQISQRKRAVHGDPLTGKLKNKKQPLSVSGKRQRKLLKKWRRLITLQEQKEAIEKGLVTMEDVEMAAAEGEGTSKDTSKNANKTPAKFNVKKGLKLKHLKHNGKKKGKSKPATEAAVDAMVE from the exons ATGGCGAAGTTCAATGTAGTGcagaaaaggagaagagaaCAGATATCACAAAGAAAGAGAGCAGTACATGGAGACCCACTCACCGGTAAACTGAAAAACAAGAAACAGCCTCTCTCAGTCTCCGGTAAGCGACAGCGCAAGCTCCTCAAGAAATGGCGCAGA ttaattacaTTACAGGAGCAGAAGGAGGCTATAGAGAAAGGTTTGGTCACCATGGAAGATGTGGAGATGGCTGCTGCTGAag GTGAAGGTACATCAAAAGATACATCAAAAAATGCAAACAAAACACCAGCAAAATTTAATGTGAAGAAGGGCCTGAAGCTGAAGCACTTGAAGCACAATG GAAAGAAGAAGGGGAAATCTAAGCCAGCCACTGAAGCTGCAGTGGATGCAATGGTAGAATGA
- the LOC8280229 gene encoding uncharacterized protein LOC8280229 isoform X2 yields MAKFNVVQKRRREQISQRKRAVHGDPLTGKLKNKKQPLSVSGKRQRKLLKKWRREQKEAIEKGLVTMEDVEMAAAEGEGTSKDTSKNANKTPAKFNVKKGLKLKHLKHNGKKKGKSKPATEAAVDAMVE; encoded by the exons ATGGCGAAGTTCAATGTAGTGcagaaaaggagaagagaaCAGATATCACAAAGAAAGAGAGCAGTACATGGAGACCCACTCACCGGTAAACTGAAAAACAAGAAACAGCCTCTCTCAGTCTCCGGTAAGCGACAGCGCAAGCTCCTCAAGAAATGGCGCAGA GAGCAGAAGGAGGCTATAGAGAAAGGTTTGGTCACCATGGAAGATGTGGAGATGGCTGCTGCTGAag GTGAAGGTACATCAAAAGATACATCAAAAAATGCAAACAAAACACCAGCAAAATTTAATGTGAAGAAGGGCCTGAAGCTGAAGCACTTGAAGCACAATG GAAAGAAGAAGGGGAAATCTAAGCCAGCCACTGAAGCTGCAGTGGATGCAATGGTAGAATGA
- the LOC8280459 gene encoding arp2/3 complex-activating protein rickA: MGERVKDRVRDVVEQKVDTLHKIADVVTFPLAPVDGAIHGVARGLLNWLTDAHPDEDKPKPESKPSSNTYAPPPPPPYQGYPTLPAPGYAPPSQYANCYPTPPPPSSHYSLPSLPTPASAYGPRAY; this comes from the coding sequence ATGGGTGAGCGAGTTAAGGACCGAGTGAGAGACGTTGTGGAACAGAAGGTCGATACACTGCACAAGATAGCAGATGTTGTGACTTTTCCTTTAGCCCCAGTTGACGGTGCAATTCATGGGGTTGCTCGTGGTCTTCTCAACTGGCTCACTGATGCTCATCCTGACGAGGACAAACCCAAACCCGAGAGCAAGCCTTCTTCCAATACCTATGCTCCACCCCCACCACCTCCTTATCAAGGCTATCCTACTCTTCCTGCACCAGGGTATGCGCCACCATCTCAGTATGCTAATTGTTATCCTACTCCTCCTCCACCATCTTCTCATTATAGCCTTCCTTCACTGCCTACTCCTGCTTCTGCGTACGGTCCCCGCGCCTACTAG